From one Physeter macrocephalus isolate SW-GA chromosome 18, ASM283717v5, whole genome shotgun sequence genomic stretch:
- the CUTA gene encoding protein CutA isoform X2 — MPALLPVVSRLLLLPRALLSMASGSPPSQPSPASGSAYVAGSVSAAFVTCPNEKVAKEIARAVVEKHLAACVNLIPQITSIYEWKGKIEEDSEVLMMIKTQSSLVPALTDFVRSVHPYEVAEVIALPVEQGNSPYLHWVRQVTGSVPESGTAPP, encoded by the exons ATGCCGGCCCTGCTGCCTGTAGTCTCCCGCCTTCTGTTGCTACCCCGAGCCCTGCTGTCCATGGCTTCAGGAAGCCCCCCGTCCCAGCCCTCCCCGGCCTCGGGCTCCGCCTACGTTGCCGGCTCGGTCTCTGCAGCCTTTGTCACCTGCCCCAACGAGAAGGTCGCCAAGGAGATCGCCAG GGCTGTGGTGGAGAAGCACCTGGCAGCCTGCGTCAACCTCATTCCTCAGATTACATCCAT CTATGAGTGGAAAGGAAAGATTGAGGAGGACAGTGAAGTGCTGATG ATGATTAAAACCCAAAGTTCCTTGGTTCCAGCTTTGACAGATTTTGTTCG TTCTGTGCACCCTTACGAAGTGGCCGAGGTGATTGCATTGCCTGTGGAACAGGGGAACTCCCCGTACCTGCATTGGGTACGCCAGGTTACAGGGTCAGTTCCTGAGTCCGGCACAGCCCCACCGTGA
- the CUTA gene encoding protein CutA isoform X3, whose product MRGGRAPAFLLGGGAALLLSLLWMPALLPVVSRLLLLPRALLSMASGSPPSQPSPASGSAYVAGSVSAAFVTCPNEKVAKEIARAVVEKHLAACVNLIPQITSISVHPYEVAEVIALPVEQGNSPYLHWVRQVTGSVPESGTAPP is encoded by the exons ATGAGGGGGGGGCGGGCTCCCGCATTCCTGCTCGGCGGAGGG GCCGCTCTGCTCCTGTCGCTTCTTTGGATGCCGGCCCTGCTGCCTGTAGTCTCCCGCCTTCTGTTGCTACCCCGAGCCCTGCTGTCCATGGCTTCAGGAAGCCCCCCGTCCCAGCCCTCCCCGGCCTCGGGCTCCGCCTACGTTGCCGGCTCGGTCTCTGCAGCCTTTGTCACCTGCCCCAACGAGAAGGTCGCCAAGGAGATCGCCAG GGCTGTGGTGGAGAAGCACCTGGCAGCCTGCGTCAACCTCATTCCTCAGATTACATCCAT TTCTGTGCACCCTTACGAAGTGGCCGAGGTGATTGCATTGCCTGTGGAACAGGGGAACTCCCCGTACCTGCATTGGGTACGCCAGGTTACAGGGTCAGTTCCTGAGTCCGGCACAGCCCCACCGTGA
- the CUTA gene encoding protein CutA isoform X1, which yields MRGGRAPAFLLGGGAALLLSLLWMPALLPVVSRLLLLPRALLSMASGSPPSQPSPASGSAYVAGSVSAAFVTCPNEKVAKEIARAVVEKHLAACVNLIPQITSIYEWKGKIEEDSEVLMMIKTQSSLVPALTDFVRSVHPYEVAEVIALPVEQGNSPYLHWVRQVTGSVPESGTAPP from the exons ATGAGGGGGGGGCGGGCTCCCGCATTCCTGCTCGGCGGAGGG GCCGCTCTGCTCCTGTCGCTTCTTTGGATGCCGGCCCTGCTGCCTGTAGTCTCCCGCCTTCTGTTGCTACCCCGAGCCCTGCTGTCCATGGCTTCAGGAAGCCCCCCGTCCCAGCCCTCCCCGGCCTCGGGCTCCGCCTACGTTGCCGGCTCGGTCTCTGCAGCCTTTGTCACCTGCCCCAACGAGAAGGTCGCCAAGGAGATCGCCAG GGCTGTGGTGGAGAAGCACCTGGCAGCCTGCGTCAACCTCATTCCTCAGATTACATCCAT CTATGAGTGGAAAGGAAAGATTGAGGAGGACAGTGAAGTGCTGATG ATGATTAAAACCCAAAGTTCCTTGGTTCCAGCTTTGACAGATTTTGTTCG TTCTGTGCACCCTTACGAAGTGGCCGAGGTGATTGCATTGCCTGTGGAACAGGGGAACTCCCCGTACCTGCATTGGGTACGCCAGGTTACAGGGTCAGTTCCTGAGTCCGGCACAGCCCCACCGTGA